The stretch of DNA CTGATGCACGGCAATGGTCAGCACCGTGAGCAACCCACGCGCCAGCAACCCATCGACGTCGCGTTCCAGCGCATCGATCGACGCCTCGATGCCGGGAGCCATCGCGAGGAACGCCGCTTCGTGCCGCTTGCGGGCGGCGGCATTCGAATGGTCGCGCGCGTTCCCGGGCAACTTCTTGCGGGCCTCGAGCTTCTTGGTGAGGAAGTACCGTTCGAGCCGCCGCCGCAACTGAGGAACGTCGCTGACGGGAATGTCTTCGCCAGTCGCAAGCCGGGCCGCCTCTGCGGCCACCCACTGGAACTCGGCCAGGGATGGCGGACCGTCCGCCACAAAGGCCTCGTGTCCGTTGAACACGGCGCGGACGCGCGCGACAAACGCCCGCGATACCTCGTCGGGGCCTTGCACGCGTACTTTTTGCCTGACAAACGTCGCCACCGCAGGCAGTGCGACCTGGCGCCGATCCAACAACGTCGCCAGCACGCCCTGCAGCACCGTGGCCTTGATGCGTGTGAACAACAGCCGCACATTTTCATCACGCACCACCACGCCGCGCACGATCCGCATCGTCACATCGAGTGCTTCGGTGGTAAACCGCGCCATCTCGGTCTCGTCGGCAATTTCGAAGCCCGGGTCGACGCCCGCCTCGAGCGGGAACTCGCGCAGCAGGCCGAAACAGAACGCGTCGATCGTGGCGACCTGAATCTCGGCCAGCAGCGCGTGAGAAGCCTCGGCGCGCAGTTGCTCGAGGATGCGCTCGCGCATCTCGGCCGCCGCTTTCCTCGTGAACGTGATCGCGAGGATATGCCGAGGCGACACGCCCAGGCGAATGAGCCGGACATACCGATCCACAAGCACACGGGTCTTGCCGGTGCCGGCCGAGGCCTCAAGCACCACGTGCTGCGCCGGGTCGGACGCAAAATCGCGCGCCGCCTGGTCTGGCAACACCGCCGGCGCCGGCTTGTCGTCATCGGGCAGATCAAACAGGCTCGTCTGCATCGTCCTCCAGCTTGTATTCCTTGCGACAGACGCCGGCGTACTTGCACCAGCCGCACTCACTTGTGGAGATAGGCCGGGCGGGAAACTCCCCGGCTTCGATCTCGCCGATGACACCGGCAAACTCCGTGGCCCTGGCCTGGACGGCGACCGACGAGTCGGTGCGAGAGCCCAGGCGCCCTTCGAGCCGTTGTTCATCACCAAACGCGAGGTACATCGCCGCCGCCACGGGGTGTGGGGTGTGATCGCGCGCTTCGAGCTTTTGCTGGGCCGCCCACGCGTAGGCGGCGATCTGGATCGACGTTTTCAAATCCGGCATGCGCCCAAGCTTGTAGTCCACCACGCGCAGGCTGCCATCACTGAAGACGTCCACGCGATCGGCCTTGCCGTTGATCTCGATGGTGACCTCGTCCAGTCCACCGAGCACAGGGAACCTGAACGGGCCCTTCAGCACTTCTTCAAGATGGCGAGCGACCACATCGCCGCCATCTTCGGCTTCCAGTTCGAACACGCGCTCGGCGACGCCGCGAGCGACGAGTGAACCCAACAGGCGCGTCTCTTCCAGCACGCGGTCGGCATCAGGAAGCGCGCTGCAGGTCTCTCGCGCCATTGCCGTGAACATCGCAACCGCTTCGGGCAGTCGCTCGGCCGTGATGGTGCCATGGCCGGCGGCATTCCACGCCCGATAGAACCGCTCGAACAAGTCGTGCATCAGGGTGCCGCGCTCCATCGGAGTGAGGCCGACGGCCTCCTCATTCTCCTGCTGCAGGTGGAGCACGGATTCCGCGAAGTACTGGAAGGGACACGTGACGTATCGATCGACCTTGCTGACTCGATACGCCTGAGGCGCTTGTGGCAGGCCGACGCCGCGGTACCGTTCGTCGTCGAGGGGCGGACGCTGCCTGCGCGCGTCGAGCCAGGCGGCCGCATCCTCCGGCAGTTGGGCATCGTCTTGGCTCGCGCCTGAGAGCACTTCGTCGCTGAAAATCTGGACCGGCGGCAACACGTCACTCAACACGGCAGGCAGGCCCCGCGCCACCTCCACCATCGGCGACAAGCCGACCATGGCATCACCTTCCAGATGGAACGCGTGCAGGTGCAGGCTTCGTGACGGCAAGCCGGTGAGATCGCGAAAGCCGGCCAACTGGGCTGCCGCGTGATCGGCATCTTGCGGCCAGCCCAGCACCTTCAGGAGTCCGCTCGTATAAAAGATGCTGCGACGCTGTCGCTCGGGCCAGTCGGTTTCCACCAGGCCCACCAGATGCACGTGATCAAATTCGCCGAACCGCGCGGCCACCGCATCCACGAGGTGGACGCCGGCTTGATTGCGCGCGGGCGAAAAGGTCTGGCGCTCCACCTGGTGTCGAATGGCAGCCACCAGTTCGTCGGCTTCCCGATGGCGATCATCGTGGCGCTCGTACGCATCCGCCAACGCGTCGAGCGAGCCGAGCACGGCCGCGCGGGCGCGCAGATACGCCTGGCGCCACTCATCACCTTCACCGGGCCCGAGTTGGCGTGCACGCAGAAATGCGGCCACGCATCGGACCTGATTCGACGCGGTCGCCTCCTGCTGGAACGGCGCCAGCTCACGGGCTGCGTCGGACGCCGCCTGCGCCGCCCTGGGCGCGCCGCTCGCACGCGCGCGATCGTGGCGATGGGCGCCAGCGAGGAAGCGGGTGACGGCGTCGGGATAACGATCGGCCCCGCCGGTGACTCGAAACCCGACGAGCACGGTGTCGAGCGCCGCAACATCTTCAAGTGAGACGCGCTCTCCCTCAACTTCGAAGTTCAGCAAGGGCGAGCGCAACAACGCGAGGCTCGACTCGCGAGTGCCGCCGGTGCGAGCGACCACCAGAATCAGGTCGAGCAGCGCGGCATATGGCTCGCCGGCCAGCGGCAACGCGTCCAGCGCCTGGATCGGCACACCGGCGTCCTCGCACAGCTGACGGGTCAGGTACAGATACGGCAGGGGCCGCTGAAAAACGATGGCCGTCGGCGCGAGCCGGCCGGGCACGGCGTCCTGACGGGCGCGCGCGCGGATGTGCCGAATCACGTCGCGCACTTCCTCTTCGCGATCGCGGCCCACATGACACCACTCCCCGTCTTTGGCATCCGGTGGGCGGACGACCACGGGCGACCATGGCGCCGGCGGCTCGCGACGTTCTTCGATCTCGGGCAGTTCACGTTCGAGGCGTTCGCGAAAACCGGCGTCGTGCGTTTCGTCGGTCATGACCACGTCCACGCGCAGGCCAGGCCAGCGACCCAGCAGATCGAAGTCTGCGGGCCAGAGGCCGCGCGGATCGGTCGGATGGTCGGCCACGGCGACCACCACGTGATCGACCGCCCACTGCGGCCGTTCGGCCAGCAGTAACGCGCGCAACATGTGTTCGTCGATGGCACCAGCAGCCACCACCGCGCGTTCGTACGCGAGGAACGAGAGGCCGAGGAAGGCCGTTTGATGAATGAGGCTTTCGCTGCCCCGGTCGCTGCCGCGCTCGACCTTCAGTTCGTCGAACAGTGCACGACGAAAACGGGTGACCGACCGCTGGCGGCGGCGAAGCTCGTCGTAGAAGTCCAGCATCACGGCCACGAGCGCCGGGCGCAGGGCGAACGGCGCGCCACCCATGCGCGGGCGCCGTGCGGTGCGATCGGCGGCGGCCGCCATGAGCACTTCGCGTTCGACTCGCGCGAGCAGGCGCGGGGCACCCGGCAAGGTCAGATGAAGCCGGGTCATCCATTCGTCACGCGTCAGGAGGTCGGGCCAGATCACCGTGGCGATGCCCGTACGCGATGCGTGCCGCTCCAGGGTTTGCCGCAGCAGGGTGACCGACGCGCGCGTGGGCACAATGACCACCCGCCGGCGTGCATCCAGAGGAGCGCCTTCAAGCGCCAGCGCCGCCACCGCTCTGCGGAAGCCGGCGAGATCGGACGTACGAATGAGGCGAC from Acidobacteriota bacterium encodes:
- a CDS encoding PD-(D/E)XK nuclease family protein, coding for MSTRRLIRTSDLAGFRRAVAALALEGAPLDARRRVVIVPTRASVTLLRQTLERHASRTGIATVIWPDLLTRDEWMTRLHLTLPGAPRLLARVEREVLMAAAADRTARRPRMGGAPFALRPALVAVMLDFYDELRRRQRSVTRFRRALFDELKVERGSDRGSESLIHQTAFLGLSFLAYERAVVAAGAIDEHMLRALLLAERPQWAVDHVVVAVADHPTDPRGLWPADFDLLGRWPGLRVDVVMTDETHDAGFRERLERELPEIEERREPPAPWSPVVVRPPDAKDGEWCHVGRDREEEVRDVIRHIRARARQDAVPGRLAPTAIVFQRPLPYLYLTRQLCEDAGVPIQALDALPLAGEPYAALLDLILVVARTGGTRESSLALLRSPLLNFEVEGERVSLEDVAALDTVLVGFRVTGGADRYPDAVTRFLAGAHRHDRARASGAPRAAQAASDAARELAPFQQEATASNQVRCVAAFLRARQLGPGEGDEWRQAYLRARAAVLGSLDALADAYERHDDRHREADELVAAIRHQVERQTFSPARNQAGVHLVDAVAARFGEFDHVHLVGLVETDWPERQRRSIFYTSGLLKVLGWPQDADHAAAQLAGFRDLTGLPSRSLHLHAFHLEGDAMVGLSPMVEVARGLPAVLSDVLPPVQIFSDEVLSGASQDDAQLPEDAAAWLDARRQRPPLDDERYRGVGLPQAPQAYRVSKVDRYVTCPFQYFAESVLHLQQENEEAVGLTPMERGTLMHDLFERFYRAWNAAGHGTITAERLPEAVAMFTAMARETCSALPDADRVLEETRLLGSLVARGVAERVFELEAEDGGDVVARHLEEVLKGPFRFPVLGGLDEVTIEINGKADRVDVFSDGSLRVVDYKLGRMPDLKTSIQIAAYAWAAQQKLEARDHTPHPVAAAMYLAFGDEQRLEGRLGSRTDSSVAVQARATEFAGVIGEIEAGEFPARPISTSECGWCKYAGVCRKEYKLEDDADEPV